The genomic region TTCATTTAAAGATGTTTAGCTAATGAAAAGGTATGCCTTGAAAGCATTTACCCAGGACATCGGACACAATGATTTGTAGACCCTCTTATACCAGTCACATGGGGCAGTGTCGACTCCTTTGGCATCCAGGGATTTTTGGCAGCGATGATAAtctacaaatacaacaaaaacatggAGATGTTCAAAAAAACTGAGTTTAGAGAAAGGGTGATTGGTCAAGTCAGTGGATTACAGTACTCTAAAATGGTTGAGGTTATGATCTTTAACCCTTAGATAGCTGGACCTACCGAATTAACATGGCCTAAGGAGACCCtaaataacattgttttgcctctcgtaaaatgtattttccatcgCAAAGTGCCAGATGTAACATATGGTGTGAACACTAGtgactatattatttaaatagttttattgaaaaatgtacACCAATGTTGGACATCATGACCATTTTTCATGCTTTGAATTATTAGAAATTAAcatttggtaaaatattttgtagACAGGAACTTTCTGATTTGTCTTTACAAAGATTAGTCAACAGATGGTGCTAAAGTGTTTATTATGCTTTTATATGGAAGACAGTGGTGTTCTTTAATGTATTGATCATATAGATACTTTACCAGCTGTTTGAAATCACTTCTGTATATGTTATATCAGGCTTGAAATGTATCACCTTTGAAAAGTGGTTGACATTCTAAAACAGTTTTCCACAGGCAGATGATAAAACAGGTGCAGAATAAAGAATGTGTCTGCATTATCACACTGGTCTTTGACTATTGGACCAGAGTCCTTGACTTTGACCTTTTCAGTCTAGACTTACCCAGATAATTGTAGAAGCAGTTCCTCGTCTGGTTTTGGTTTGGGAATCTGGCGTCAAAAGGAGCTGTGCGGTAGTTCTGAAGCTTTGTCGCAATATCCTCAGCCATTTTTAGGTCTGTGAGGAAAACGTACTCGAATGATGAGAATGCAAGAAAATGGAATTGGGCTTGCGTCAAAAGCTTCGACAATATCAAGAAAAAATTATTCTAAATAACAAGGTAGCTTATCACACCGACCAAGCCTACCTTGAATTGTCTACAACCTAAGTAGCCTATCAATTTAGATCCTTAATATGTGCAATTATGCCACGGTAACTAGTGATCCTTGCGGCACTATGAGCAGTGTAAATTGTTTCCCATAAAGTGCACCCTGGAGATGCAATGCGTCAGCGTTTGGCTGTCTCGCTTCTACGCTTCCCACTCGCTTGGCTTCGCTTGAAGCCCGCCTTTTAGAAACCctaatacaataaaaatcttTACACAGAATGTACTTTAACAATCCTACGTATGTCATCGTTGCATATACATATGTGCATTGGAGAGTTTGGATAGGGTTACGTGGGGTGCCACAGTCTTAAAGCAAAAATGATACTCTGCACTTAGTACGCGAATTACTATTGTGATACTATATTCCAATACAGTGTCATAAGGCATATTTCAGCTGAAAGCCTAATACTTGacatttttctgttattttctaatcaatattatacattttcatccATATAACTGTAGGCTACGTGTATTTCAGTTGGCCTACTCGTTGCACACGACAATGTATTAACTCACAAGACCGGCATGAGGAAACAAAATAACCGACTTGCTTGCTCAGTTTCATTTTCAGACGTTTCTCAATGTGGGTTaatcaaaatatttcataatttattttcatgtaaaCAAACATATTGGGCCAAATTCACTTCATTTAGATTTTGGCCcgtataacaaaacaaatattaaggCCTACCTTTGCAAGTGCAGCGTTGTTCAAATGACTTTCTCACAAATGAATAACCAAGCACGCGCGAGCCACATTCACTCGGCTGATTGGAGTGCGCCCTTACGCACGCGGTTGCTGTGGATATCCGAGCCGTGCAGTCTTATCTGAGCGATATGGCGGACGTAGGTCACGTTGGAATTTCTCGTTCACTTTATCGTACGCAAGATCCATCACACTCAACGAAATATACACATTTGAAATTCAAATTGAGTAATTCACACAAGCTGAATTTTTTTGGGCGATATTATAAATAAAGGACAAAACATGATATCCTACATTTACAGATGTGGAAGTTGCAGCTGAATAGGTATTGACCATCAATAAGTCATTAATACCTAGCCTAAACAGTTTTAGAAAAGACGAAAACATTTGGTTTTTCTAGAAAAAGCTAACTTGTATTTGGATAgtaatagtttttttacatttattactttaatatttataaattgtatacatttttatgtagagataaaaaataaacagagggGGGGAAACATGATCTGGTTGCAAACCAGCGCATTAAACTGTCATATTAGACCCCCTGCAGCAAGTGAACCGTCCATACCTAGCGGTTTACTTTGTTCTTGTGGCATAAAACGCAATCCAGCTTTCCATGACAGCATATTGACTAATCAGCCTTACTGATAGCCGTTCTATTATTTTGGGACACAATATATGCAAATCCACTGTTAGGTCTCAATTGTGTTGTCATCGATATCTTTGTGACCAATATTTGAATAGATACCTATAGGCTACGCATCTTACAGTCTGAGCTGGTTTAACCGATCTGTCGGTTTGTAAAGCAACGTGTTGCCCTGCATGCACTACTGATTATGTCAAAATGAATCTAAAGAAACTGACATCCGTGTCAATACGTTTCTCGAGATCTTCACTAATTATTCTCAATTTTCTACAAGTCTGCTCCGTATAACGCGAAACGGCCTAAAGTTTAAACCCATTTTGCGGCTTCTCTTCTAGTGTCCATCAACTAGAAATATGTAAGCTCCAGTTACATTCTCCTCTCCCCCTAAACAAGCAGCATGTCCTAAATTAAGTAAATTAGATCCCTCAATGCACGTCATGGGGAAATATCATACCAACACACTCAACTTAGGTGGGACGTGACAGAGCGCTCGTTCTCCCTTCACGCCTGGGCAAAACATGTTTTGCGCATGCCAGTACATAGCTCAGTGCGGAAATGGTATAGGCTAAATATGCTACACAACATGTCTTAAGATATAGAAGAGCGAACGTAGTAAGACTGGACCGACCCCTGGTGCGTTCATGGGATTCAGATTCTCTCATTTGTTTGCTGTTGATTTTTGTTTCGGATGAAGatctaaaaacataaaataatgggAAACATTTGAGCAATTGCTGATATATTTTGCCTATATTCAGACTAGGAACGCCTGCATGACATTTCTTCATTCACTTAcaaaagtagttttttttttacattcattttattttaatatttgaaattccaacaattaaataatgaaataaaaaagaaggaaaaatagTTCCAGAAGCCTGGTCGAAATGttcaatatattaatataatgcaAACAATCAAAACTCACTTTCCATTCATGAGTCTTAGATTTGGGCATCAATCTTGCAGATATATATTTTACGTCACTGTTTGAGAAGGAAGTTAAAGGTAGTTGCACCAGCCAATCTAAACTAGTATGAGAAATTATCAGAAGTCTACAGACCTCAATTCTAGTGTTTTTGCTAGTAAACAATTGAGCTAATGCTAGCTCACCACAGTACCTCCTACAAACTGCACACAGGGGCATAACATGTTATCCAAAATAATCTGACTGGGGAAGTCGATTAAGGGCCTAGTTACCAAAATTACAAGTTACCCCTTTTAGGAATAAAAagtttcaaaaaatgtatgtaagaaATATGAGCATGAACTACTATATTATGTAGCCCATGAGTAACTTGCAAAAGTATACTagcttcatctctctccctgtcatcTTTGGCCTGAGTTGAACATCAACACACAGCAAACAGATAACCAGAAACATTACATTTCCAAGGCTTGAgtcccttgtacaaagtctacAGTTTTGTCAATGTGCATTTAGAAGACCCTAATTTACAGCAACTTGGAATAGCACAGTACCACCTACCAGTATATATGATTGTCATTTAATACAGTACCTATAAGGCAATGACGTGTCATATAGAGCCACTTTTTTTGCAAATCATCCACACTTAAAATCATGCATACACATCTTTACAGAGCTTCAAGTTGCTAGAGCAAAAACTAGCCTACAGTGTGGCCCTTTAGTTGTGCTTAAATACATTAAGCTACCTCAAAATACCGGTTTGGTATATTAGTACTTTGCCAAGTAATTCAGTTATTAGTATTTAAACCAAGTCTTCCTCCAGCAAGAGGCATGACCACTTGTGCGCTAAGAAAATGGAACTTTGATTTTGGAGCAGCGATGCTCAAAAGTGCTTGGTTGAGAAGATAAAGGTGACCAGAACAAAAGCTGTTTCTAATCATGAGACGGTACCCATAGctacacattttgtttgtttacagcGATAACGGTTGTGAAATATATTAGCGCTACTGTTTTCATGGTAAGACCAGACCGTCACTCGGCACTGAAGCGCAGTCTTTGGAAGGCCTCTTTGATGTCCTTGTCAGTGTCCTGACTGCTCATGAAGCCAATGTGGAGAACCCGGCTGTCGGGGACATCCAGTTTCAGCTTCCGCTTGCTGAGGACCACAGTCCCTGTTGCCCCCTCGTGTCCAGTCAGCAGGATGTAGCAGGCGTGGCGGCCCCGCTCCAACAGGGTGGCTGGAGTGAAGCAGGAGGATGTAGCAGGCAGGAAACACAGGGACAACAATGAATTTACCACCCGGGAAAACACGCACTAGCTGGTCAAGTCCTCGCGTCATCGGACCTTCTCAATTCAACGCCTCCCTTCTCAAAGCACATTAGAGGAGAGGATCCTAGGTCCCTCCCACTGTCTTCCTCCAATACTATTTGAGGAGTTGAGGAATTAAGTAAACAAGGAAAAGGatatgcattttgttttcttctttctgttGTAGTTATGTACCCTGTATATAGCATTTGAGTACCCCCCACATAATTATCTTATCTTGTTTGGTTAAATCACACAACTCACCTttaaatgcaatgatgtggtcCAGAACGTTGCTCTTCTCCAGGAGAACTCTGGAGTAGTGGGGGTACAGCAGGTAGGAGCGCCGCTCCAAACCTGAAAGGCTCTGAATGGAACACATCTCATTTAGAAACTGTTCTGCATTGCTGGAGAATACCACTACGACCTATGGAAATATGACCGGATAAATCTCCGGACCCAGATCTTCGGCAAGGCATGACATTGTGCTATCCCACAGAGCTAAAGCCTAGGTCCCAAGCACGAAGATGTAATGAGATGAATAAATCACGTCACATTGAAGCCATTGTAGTACTTGCCGTGGAGTTGACCTCTGAGGGTATCAACCCCCAGAACATAAACACAGAGAAGGAGTTGATGGTGTGGACTGAGGCTGGCTTGGGTGAATTGGGACTGGCCATTAGTTTGACCTCCCACAGAGTGGCCCCGGTCATTCCATCCAGGATTATAACCTAAAATACACCCAGACAAAAAGTTGGTACAGTAGCAGTCCATGTCGATGTCTGTTCTATTCCTTCTAAACTGGTCCCAACTAACCCTTTTAGTGCGGTTTCCAATATCCTCCTCAACCACGATGTCTGGTGTGCCGTCCTTGTTGAAGTGGCCAAAAGAAGGCTcactgaggagagaggtgaaacAGTAAAGTGAACACTCTCCCACTTAGCTGTTGGCAGAAGTACCTTCATTCTCATAGTTTTTACAGATATTGTAATCCATTGTTTCTGCCTTGAGGTGATGAAAAAAGGGTGACAAAAGTTAAGGACGGCCTTGCATGGTCCCAGTTCTGATACGTTTAACTCTCAAAAACTAAAGATAACCTGGATGTTTGTCATTATTGCAAGACTGAATTTGCATTTCACAACAGGACTTCATCTATTCTGCAACATTCGAATAGGAAGCATTCATTCACAGAAGAATCAGAATCAGTCATACAGAGGTTAGGTTTCCATTTAGCTACCATAGCGATGTGTGTTACCTAGGTAGCTGCAGATTACAGTGTGTGCAGTCTAGGTTTTCTACCGCGTGGGGGGtaggaaatgtacagtatgtcagcTTGTGGGGCTGACTAACTGCTTAACTACTagaagttttattttaaaattagtATTAACGTTCGTGTCAACTTATCATTAGGACGCAATGGTCATATCTGCTATGAAACAAGATGTGATTTTATGAAGGCAAATGTTTTACAACGATGTGCTTCTACTGCTCGCTCACTCATTCCCTACTATCCCTTGAGCAATGAAAATCCATTTTGCGTAATATTATTTGCTAAGTatgatgttttaataaaaaaaaaaaaatatatatatatatatatatatatatatatattccatcATTAAGCGCAAAGTGCTATTTATTTACTGTGTAATATATTGCAATAACAATCATAACCAAAACACTAGCAATGAAGGATTTggaataattgtattaaatatCATGCAGTTTTAATCCAACACATTTAACATCATCGTCATTTTATCAGAATAACTCGATAAATAATTAGAATGATTTATCGAATAGTTGACAGAATACTTGCCTGACAGAGGCCACATTGGTGTCTCTAGTTGAAAATGATGTGAATAGTACTACCGCAGACAGTgactcaaaataaacataattttgaCAGTTCTAGCGAGTTTGTGACAAAACTGAGcttatgtattttacattggcaaGTGTCCTTGAGGAGTTGcctgattccaaatatcaagatAGTTACAAGTatgcaaatattttatacaattataaaatatattttttacaagtgagcaacattttttttaaataaaatcttgTCACTATTTTACCTTCATACATATTGCTCTCAATTTCAATTtacatagcatagtggttggCTATTTAACAGTCATGTTTTCTAAAGAATCAAACAAGCCATGGAGTGACTGGAGTCATTGCTTTAattcaaatgtactgtatagttaAACTAAAACTTtactggctacaagcttcagtataGCCACATTAAAGTATGCCACATTCCTCTTGATTTCGATTTACATagtgtagttcacatagcgtagtggaaCCAGCCGGGGAGTGATTGGAGTCcgttttcattactgtatagcagtgtttcccaatcctggtcctcgagACCCAAAggttgcacatttttgtttttgcccaagcactcacacacctgattcaaatgttaacctaccacttacacacttgattgacacaATCAACCTATAATCAGGTCtataatttgaatcaggtgtgtgagtgcttgggcaaaaaccaaaatgtgcacgcctttgggtccccaggaccaggattgggagacaatgctgtatagctattagcttgCCATCTACAGTAGTCTCTTTGTAATTTAACACATGGATTGTAGTGCagcaaccctgttatacctgttgttggtttggatgtttgCTAATatagggaactagtttcaagATCCACAGAGTTTTTACTAATTGGTTTCACAATGCAGAAGTAAACcaacaccacatctctacacatgtTTCACATGCAACAACACCCGCTGTTTaataaatagcgtagtggttaaagacagtctacCACATAGGAAACTGCGGTTTGAATCCAGTCAGGAACAACCCTATTCATTCCTTCGAATTGTGTGCCAGCAGAacttgcttgtttttttttttttttgggatgcCTACATAGATTAAACAATTTCATACAGTGTTTTAggatctatatatatattgcattaACTAATCAGTGTTTATGgagatgtatatttttttacctgaGGATGGTGCTTGTGTTGACCCTCCATAGTGAGCTGAGACTGTCGCCATCCAACATCTCCACACTGCTCCTAGTGACCAATAGCAGGTTGGACACCCCCCCTGGCTTCCCTGTCCTCAGCACTCGGCTCAGTGAATCAGACCTACAGAGGAGAAACGGCAGTCAAAATCAAGACATCAaggttttgatgttttttgtatgAAAAATCTTAAATAACTGCTTACTTTGAGGAAACTCAGGAGTATGTAATTAAAAGCCTGCaagttcaaatgttttacatatcGTCGTCATTTTGCGCACGTTTTGCTATTAAAGTTAGGAAAGGCAGTTtagtaccattaaaattatatatattacacaacccctaacctttatgcctaacactaacacctaaacctaaccctgaatgcctaaacttaaccctaagcATCAAGTTGTTTGCTATATCTTACTCATAGATCGTTACAAGGCCAGAGAAGTCACTGGCTTTGCTCTCCCATTGCTTGTCTTTCTTTAGGCCTTTCTCCACTCCAGCCTTAGCCTGGGCTGCAATCTTCCACAGGGCCATGGCATACAGGCCTGAGTCTGGGGACAAATGGCAGGGACAACAGccataaaacattaacataaataTGCTGTGGGCTATGGCCAACTGGccatataaagaaaaacatgtttttttccttttgggTTTGGCTTTGTAAATCAGGTTCCAGCAATCTTTGCACATTCTTCAAGGCCAAAATGCTTAAGCTCTCATGTTGCCAACGCAGAactggtttacatttttttttattgtttattttagcattatttatacagagagTCAAACCAAGGTCAGTATTTAACAGCGGAACCCTcacatcaataaaaaaaaattataataattaaaaaaaagaatgaacagATACACAGCTGGTATTTAGAAAAACAgtcaacatttaaatatcacagCTTGTTAACTGCAACGTTTAAGTTTTGCCGGATATTTGCTAGATGGGATAGACAGGATAGATGTCATTGGCTTCGACTGTTCCATTCTAGGACACTGCTTTTCTTCCTAGTTTTTAAACGCCACTCTAGTTTAGCATGGGCTGTGTGTTTGAGATCGTTAtcttgctgaaaggtaaacCTCTGGTCCAAAGTCTCATGCAGAGTGATACAGCTATTCCCCATACTGGTCTGCATTCATCTCAACCTCAGTCCTTATGCGTTTCTCTGCCACTTCAAGGCACCCCTATAACACGGTGCCTCTCAGGGAGATGAACAGTACGTTTAGAATTCAGCCCATAAAGTTCCACTCCGGTCTAATCCGACCAGTGGGTCTTCTGCCACATATTTGAAGTGTCTTTAAGACAAAATCCCAGCAGGATTTTATGAGACTGACTTTAAGGAACGGCTTTCTTTCTGCCACTCTTCCATAATACCCAGCGTTCTGGAGCACCTGGGTAATAGTTGACACATGGACAGTTGACAGCATCTACCATCAGCCATTTTATGAGGTTATTGGGGTCTTAATAATAAACTAACAGCAGATCAATAGCAGGATGTGGGGAATTAGGTCTGCTCACCTTTCTGGAGTAGCACATAATCTGATCCTCTTCCTGTTGAGTGGAGGAGATGCAAGGTAATCTCAGCTGTTTCCAGAACAACCTCTGAACCAATCTGGTCTCCCGTCTTTCCTGAGAGAATCACCAGCAAAGTCTAGAGAGAAAAGGATTACAATAGcaaaaatgtatacaggttGGTAGTATCCCAGAGGCCTATTTATCAAGGGTGTCCACAAAAATCTGTGTAAACCATGAGTGCATTTATTTCTACTCGAAGTGGATCAATATGATTATTTGCCTGAGAATGTTGGTAGATTCACACACAGCTCTGACCATGTGTACGCACAGCACCAAGTGGTGGAATAAGGGAACTGAAATGTAGACTAGTTCATGCAGAAaacatacactgctcaaaaaaaaggAGGGAACACTttaatcacacatcgggtctcgatgaatgaaatacattaaagatcaatatctttactgtacattgtgtaattcattgagaacaaaattacataacggtcaatgtaaaccaaaatcaccaaccgattgagggttggattcaaactcacatctaaaatcaaagtaaacgactgaaatcacaggctattccaacttgtgtgaatttcatcatgggaACTCAGTTGTGtttatggcccccacatgcctgtatgcactctcgacaacatctgggcatgctcatGAGACGTCGGATGAAGTCCTGTGGGATCGCCTCACAGACCTAGATCAGGACattagtgagctcctggacagtctatgGCACTACTTCTCGGCATCGAATGCACGGATAcagaacatcccagaggttttcaattggattcaggtcagggtaaagtgagggccagtcaatggcatcaatgccttagtcatccaggaactgcctacacactctagccacatgaggctgggcattgtcctaaACCAGGAGAAACCCAGGGCTCACTGCATCAGCATAagatctgacgatgggtctgaggatttcatcccagtacctaacagcagtcagggtaccgttggctagcacgtgcaGGCAAATTAAGAAtttgcctccccagaccatcactgactcaccgccaaaccggtcatgctggatgatgttgcaggcagcataacattcaccatggcATCTTCAGACTTGTTCACGCCGGTCACGTGATcattgtgaacctgctctcatctgtgaggAGAATGGGGCGCCAacggcggacctgccaattctggtgttctctggggaatgccaatcgagctgcacgtgatgggctgtgagcacaggtcccactagaggaagtctggccctcatgccaccctcatggagtctgtttctgacagtttggtcagaggTCATTTTGGCAgtgctccttctgttcctcctcgcacagaGGAGCAAATACCAgttctgctgctgggttgatgcccttctatggccctgtccagctctcctcgtgtaacgacCCATCTTCTGGTATCTCCATGcttttgagactgtactgggagataCGTGCCGTTGCAAGGTTTgctgtatggatgtgccatcctggaggagctggacgacctgtgcaacctgaatgggctgcaggtaccgcctcaggctaccagtagtgacaaggacactagcaaaacgctaAACCTGAGAAGaattgcaccaaaacaggtgaccctgattcacaattgcttatgcctctatttttaaaatgtgtgaatttaatgttcagAAACAGGTGCTGCTGAATGAAGCTGGCAGGGCAAACATGATTTGCTGAAGCTGGGAGGTGACTGTCGAAAGACAAATTGTCCCAACGCTCCTCTCTTTAGCAAGGTTTTGTTGCTAGTCAAGCAAGCAACAATGGAGCAAGTCAAAAAAATAATGATGGCATGCATTCAACATACTTCTACATgaatttcagaaaaataatatttatttaaagttaTTTCATGCTTCTGCATTGTACATTTCCCATGGCCTTGAGGGAATGAGACTATATAAGGGTAATAGAGCCATTTTGACATGCAAATAGCCATGGTCGTGCAGTGAGTCAAGTGGCAAGAACAAGTGGTATTTACAATGCCCTTCAAAGGTACTGGCAAAGTGAAGACAAACTGCTATTTTTGCTGTCCACTCAAGACATATGAAAACCGGATTAAAAGATTGAGTTAAAAGTAGAGAATGTTACTGTCAGTGTATCTTCCCCACAATTATTGTGAGAAAATTATAAAATGCCTTTGTTTACTTCACAGTGGTCATGTGACTGAATTTTCAGCCTGCATCCCATTTTTGCATGTTACACACGATCCCAACACCGCTTACTGGCATTCTCTTTAAGAGATGTGGCAGTAAACAGCCTAGGGTGGGATGggatgatttattttttactacaaATATATTTGAGTCCAGTCATTATGTGTGTGAGAAAATCGAAACATTGATAAGAGCGCCGATGTAGCTCAAATGAGAGTATTTTTGCATGGTATTGATACGTCTTTGACCATCAACAAGGAGTTTGTTGTGCTGGTACCAATGATTGGAAAAGCAGACTGG from Esox lucius isolate fEsoLuc1 chromosome 5, fEsoLuc1.pri, whole genome shotgun sequence harbors:
- the LOC105024540 gene encoding cytochrome c oxidase subunit 6B1, which encodes MAEDIATKLQNYRTAPFDARFPNQNQTRNCFYNYLDYHRCQKSLDAKGVDTAPCDWYKRVYKSLCPMSWIQKWDDQRAEGTFPGKI
- the fam234a gene encoding protein FAM234A, with the translated sequence MEPADHATEVDPLQKDGVEGGGAAPAGQTKKRSLGLAKLTHWRTAAFFLSLFLGLTIVFAFSFIIPCPVRPQYLALWNRTFPEAATYDFLAIEDASKDKVKDVLFVLKDTEGSQNISCLDAGLETPCVYVSALAGTSGETLWERPLAPEFHWAQCGLGDVGGVCLVSHSKQLTAINKYTGLVTWTRPQLYNLRSTLPVLSVPDLDGDGISDMALVYPNPTQTLLVILSGKTGDQIGSEVVLETAEITLHLLHSTGRGSDYVLLQKDSGLYAMALWKIAAQAKAGVEKGLKKDKQWESKASDFSGLVTIYESDSLSRVLRTGKPGGVSNLLLVTRSSVEMLDGDSLSSLWRVNTSTILSEPSFGHFNKDGTPDIVVEEDIGNRTKRVIILDGMTGATLWEVKLMASPNSPKPASVHTINSFSVFMFWGLIPSEVNSTSLSGLERRSYLLYPHYSRVLLEKSNVLDHIIAFKATLLERGRHACYILLTGHEGATGTVVLSKRKLKLDVPDSRVLHIGFMSSQDTDKDIKEAFQRLRFSAE